The genomic window GATGTCTTCCGGCTCTTCACTCGCTTCGGTTCGCGCAGCAACCGCGCGGAATGCGTTGGTCTGTCGGTGATTCTCGCTGCCGGCTTCCTGTTCGTGCAGGACGGCCACGTGACGGTCGGTGAAGTAACCGCGGCCGCACTACTGTTCCATCGATTGTTCAATCCCATCGGCATGCTGATGTTCTCGTTCGACGACATCCAGTCCGCCGGTGCATCTCTCGCGCGTCTCGTCGGCGTCATCGATATTCCCGACGAGCGTGCCGTCGGAACCGGGGCGAGCCCCGTCGACAGTCGGCTGGAGGTCACGGGACTTCGGCATTCGTACGAATCCGGGCACGAGGTGCTGCACGGAATCGATCTGACGGTCGGAGCGGGGGAGACTGTTGCACTCGTGGGTTCGACGGGCGCAGGCAAGTCCACAATCGCCGCGATCGCAGCAGGATCCATCGACGCGAGCGCCGGTGAGGTACGCATCGGCGGTGCGACACTGCAGGATCTGGGCGCCGACGGTCTGCGCAGGCACATCGCGATCGTCAGCCAGGAAGTGCACGTGTTCTCGGGTTCGTTGATCGACGATCTGCGTCTGGCGGCTCCCGACGCGAGCGCCGAGGACGTGCGAGCTGCATTGGTCACCGTAGGCGCACACACGTGGGTGGATGCGCTCGACGACGGTCTCGACACTCAGGTAGGAGAGGGCGGGCGCGAGCTGACTTCGGCTCAGTCCCAACAGCTTGCGCTCGCCAGGCTCGTGCTCTCCGACCCTGCCGTCGCCGTCCTCGACGAGGCGACTGCCGAAGCCGGAAGTTCCGGTGCGCGTGACCTCGAGGCCGCTGCCGAAGCCGCAACGCGCGGCCGAAGCACGTTGATCGTTGCGCACCGACTCACCCAGGCCGCTGCGGCCGACCGGGTCATCGTCCTCGAACACGGCCGAATCCTCGAGCAGGGCCCGCACGACGAACTCGTCGCCGCCGGTGGGCGATATGCGGAGCTGTGGTCGGCGTGGAGTGCGCGCTAGCGCGCCGGTGAGTGCGTGATTACCGCCGAACGTAACTACGCGCTCACGACCCCTGACCAGGTCGTGAGCGCGTAATTACCGCGGGGCGTCATTATTCGCGCACGGGTGGCGGAGCCACATGGACCCGCAGGCCGGATTCCCCGGGTGAGAGCTCGGGCTCGAGCACGAAGCGGGCATCGTAATCTCCGCCGTTCTGATGGCGGAACGCTATCGGTTCATCGGTGAACAGCTGGTCGAGTCTGCGTGCGACCAGTTTTTCGGCGACGGTATATCCCTGTTCTGTCATCCGGTCGGCACTCGGAATCAGCACGGGCGGTAGGACAGACATGCCTGTGTACCAGAAGAATCCGTGCTGAATCGGGAACAGTAGCTCGTCGAGGCTGCCGTTGATTCCTCGCGGCGCAACGGTGTGTTCGCTGCCGCCCATGGTGGTGACGATCAGAGCCCGCTTACCTGCCATCAGGCCGTCACCGTAGCGCCGGGTTCCGCCTTCGGGGTTGCGGATTCCGTAACCGAACCCCTCGATGAACACCCGGTCCACCCAGCCCTTGAGAATCGCAGGCATCGAGAACCACCACAGCGGAAACTGCAGTACGACGGCATCTGCGCGTCGCAGTTTTTCCTGTTCGGTGGCTAAGTCGTCGGCGAGCGTCCCGCTTCGAAGGGCAGTCGACGACGCCGTCGCGACGAGCATGCGATCGGCGAGGTTGTGGCCGTAGTCGGCAGCGTCGACGACGGGGTTCCAGCCCATCGCGTACAGGTCGGATTCTTCGACGGTGTGGCCCGCGTCGGCGAGGCTTTTGAGTGCGGTGTCACGGAGGGATCCGCTCAGGGATCGTGGTTCGGGATGCGCGAATACCCACAAAATGTTCATACGACGAGCCTGCGCGAGTTCCGGAGCTGGAACCAGTGGCCTAGACGACAACATGTGAAAGAATTCGGCCATGCACAAGGTTGTCGTGTTCGTTCGTGACGGTCTGCTTGCGATGGAGTTCGGTTCGGTGCACCGACTCTTCGGCCAGGCCAGGTCCGAGGACGGTGTACCGCTGTACGACGTCGTGACCTGCACGTCGACGCCCGGTCCTGTGCGAACCGACGCCGACGTGGACATCTATGTCACGAGGGGTGTCGAGGAGCTGGAGAGCGCAGACACCGTGATCGTGCCTGCGTCGGACCTCGACTACGGGCCCTCCCGGCACGACGTAGGTGGCCTTCTCGACGCTGTGCCGGCACACGCGCGCATTGCCTCGATCTGCACCGGGTCGTTCGTGCTCGCGGCGGCGGGTCTGCTCGACGGCAAACGCGCGACGACGCATTGGAACTCGGCGGATCAGTTCCGCGCTCAGTACCCACGGGTGTTGCTCGAGCCGAACGTGCTCTACACACACGAGGGCAACATCCTGACCGCCGCAGGCGAGGCGTCGGGAATCGATCTGTGCCTGTACATGATTCGATGCGATCACGGCTCTTCCGTCGCCAATCGAGTTGCGCGGGGTACCGTCGTTCCGCCCCACCGAAGTGGAGGTCAAGCTCAATACATCGACAGCCCGGTCCCGCGGACGACTGCCACATCCACCGCCGACGCACAGGCTTGGGCGGTCGCCAACCTGAGTGAGCCGTTGAGTCTCGAGATGTTGGCATCGAAGCAGTCTATGAGTGTGCGTACGTTCACGAGGCGCTTCACCGCAGAGGTGGGAATGTCGCCCGCGAAATGGATTGTGCAGCAGCGTCTCCACCGCGCGAGAGAGTTGCTGGAGAACACCGACTACACCATCGACCGCGTCGCCGCCGAGGCAGGTTTCGGGACAGCCACCTCGATGCGTCAGCAGTTGATGGCGGACATCGGGGTATCGCCGAGTGCGTATCGGTCGACGTTCAGGGTTGTGCACTGAGCGCTTCGAGGTTCTTGTCGGTGCCCTCGTGCAGTATATGCATCGGTCGACAGTCTGATCGGAAAGCCGAATGGGGTTCGGGATGTACGAAACACGGAGTGGTACAAAACTGGCGATACCGAATGGCGTGTTCGGAGCGCTGTTGGGTGGAGCGTTCGCTGGTGCGGTCATGGTCGTGGCGGCACTCGTATCCATTGCCTCGATGTGGGGGTTGGTGGCGGGTTACGATGCTGGCTGGATCAACGTCGTTCGGGACTGGGCGTGGCTCGTGGCCACAATGTCCTATACCACGGCGTTTCTCGTCTACATCGCGGTGTACTTTGCGTCGATTCCCGTTGTATCCAACAGCGACATCTCGGTGCCGACGTGGCTCGGAATGTTGGTTCGATCGGTGTGGGGATCCGCGACCGTAGTGTGGTTTCTCGCCTCCCTTGCGTTGTTCACGGCAGTGAAGTTCGTCGACTCAACGGTCTGGGGCGGAGGTCTGTATGTAGGTGTGTGCACAGTGCTGGTGGCCGTGGTCGTGACTGCAACGACGATAGCGACGAAGGAGGTCGCTCGTGTCATTCGTAAGGCTGCTGGTAGTCCACTCATCACCGATGGCGTCGATCCGGATTACCGTGAACACGAAGCGTTTTCCATCGATAGTGCTTGGAGGTCGGCGGGATCGGATTGGGTGGCACCAGGATCGATTCGTGAGATGTCGACGGCCCTCCGTTACGGTCGGATGGCGCAGTCACGGTCGACTGCCCTTCACTATGTAGGCAAAGGCATGACGCTGGTCTTCGGGTCTCTCCTCATCTATGCGCTGGTGTGGTCGTTCAACGAGAGTCGACACCCCATAGCAACTATTGTTCCTACTATGGTCGCATTGCCACTTCTGGCGGGATTGGCAATGGAACGAAGAGTAGCGAATCTGAAGGTTCTGTGCGCGGACTACTCCGACGCTGCGCGCCGTTTGCTATCCGAGACCGAAGAGGTCGCTCCGCCGAGAGTATCTGCGGGCCAACGATTCTTGCAGATGCTAGGACTGTCGCGGGTGTAGCGCGTACCTATCCGGTCGTGAAACCGCCGTTGCTGTACAAGATCTGCCCGTTGATCCACGACCCCTGATCCGAGAACAAGAACCGCACCAGATCGGTTGTGTCGTCGGCTGTTCCGAGCCTTCCGGTTGGGGTTGCGCGGATGGCGTGCGCGCGCGTGGCATCGTCCATCCAACCCGTGTCGACAGGTCCGGGGTTGATGACGTTTGCCCTGACGCCCCGATCGGCGAGTTCGATTGCAGCTGCGGTGACGATTCGGTCCAGCGCACCCTTGCTCGCACCGTAGGGGAGATTGTGAGCGGTGTGATCACTGGTCAATGCGACGATTCTGGCGGCCGTATCGACCGAAGGAGGGAGCTCGGAGGCGAACGCTTTGATCAACAGCCACGTCGCACGGGCATTGACGGCGAAGTGACGGTCCCAGCTGTCGATGTCGGTGGTGAGGATGCTGCTGTCCACCGACTCACAGTGCGACAGAACGAGTCCTGTCACCGGTCCCAGTTGCCGTGCCCGACGGAGAATGTCAGCTGGCACGGTCGGATCGCCCAGATCGCCGGGCACCAGCGTGACCTCGGCACCGGCGTCACGGCATAGATCCGCAGTCAGCTCAGGGTCGTCGACGCGGCGTTCGTATCCGATGCGGTCGTCGTACGGAGTCCAGTAGTTCAGCGCGAGATTCCAGCCGTCTCGGGCAAGACCGACCGCGAGGTGCGAACCGATCGAGCGACCCCTGCCGACGCCGGTCACCACAGCAACCCTTGGACCCATCCTTCGACGGTAAATCCTGCAGCCAGGCCCCGCCAGCCAATTTCTGGCCTTCCCCCGGGCGTCGGCAGCCTTCCCGCGCGTGTTTCAGCGAGCGCGCGGGTTGCAACAGGTGTTTGGGCTGCAACCCGCGCGCCCAGCGAACTAGGTGACCGAATGAGTCATTCGGTCACCCCTTAAGCGGAGCAAACCCGCGCTAGTCCGCTTCCTTCTCCGCCAGGAACAGTTTTTCGATACGAGCTGCCTCGGCCTTTTTGTCCTCGGCGTCCTCCTGGTGCTCGGCGGCGTCGGCGAGTTCCGCTTCGGCTGGCGCGGATGCGGCCTTCTCGACCTTGTCGATCTGCTGCTTCTGAGCTTCCTCGGCTTTACGAGCCGATGCGGCACGCGACGCCGCGAGCTCGTCCGCCTTCTTCTTCTCGGCCGCTGCCTTCTCCTCGGCCTCACGGGCGGCGGTCTTCTTGCGCTCTTCGGCTTCGGCGCGAGCCTTTTCGGTCGCTTCCTCGGCGGCCTTGGCTGCTGCCTTGCGCTCGTTCTCGGCAGCTTCGCGCGATGCCTTCAGCTTCTGGTCGGCTTCGGCTTCCTTCGCGTCTGCCTCGGCTTCCAACTTCACAGCCTTGGCCATCTCGTCCGCGTGGTGGACCTGTGAAGCTCCGCGCTGCTGGGCGTCTTTGTCGCCGAGGATGGCGCCGATTTTCAGATCGAGCGTGCCAACGGTCTTTTCGTACGCCAGGCGCGCGGGGGCGTCGGGACTCCACGTCTGCACGACGTTGCTCTCGAACAATCCGAGCGGAACCCGGGCGAGCTTGTAATTGAATCGGAGGATGGTGATCGGGATGGTGATGAGGTTCACTGCGAATGTGCTCCTAGCTAGTAACGAGAATCAAGCATTACGACGTGCGCGCTCGGCCTCGGCGCGGGCGGCGTCGGCGGCGGCTACTTCCTCACGGTGACGGGCAGCCGCGGCGGCCTCTTCTTCGGTGGCGGCCCTGGCGTCGGCGTTGCCCTCGGTGACCGCCTCGATCTGTTCGGCACGGGCGTCGACCTCGGCATCGGCCACTTCCGCTGCAACCGTTTGAGTCTTTTCACGCTCGGCGGCGAGCTTCTGTGCCTGCGCGGTCAGCCGTGCCTCGTCCTCGGATGCGCGTGCGCTTTCCTCGGCTGCCGCTCGCTGATCGTCCGCGGCGTTCTTCGTTTCGGCCAGCTCTTCGCCTGCCTGCGCGGCCTGCGTCTCAGCAGCAAGCTCCGACGCCTTGGCTTCCTTCTTCTCGCGGGCCTGTGCGGCTTGGAGCTGTCCCTCGGTGGTGAGCGAGTCGTTTCCCGTCACCGCGCCGACAACCTCTTTCGCCTTGCCCTTGATGCCGTCGAGCAGGCCTTTTCTGGCTTCGGAAGATGCATTGTCGTCAGTCATGTGCTGTGGCTCCTAGCGCATATGTCGTTCGGTCCGCCGGACGGCGATGTGCCCTACTCGCGAGTACCCCCGCGCAAGCCCTGGAAACACCGCAGAAACCCGCCGGTCGGCTCCGTGTCGGACGCCGGTCGTAAACTCTTGCGAGCAGTTGCAACAGAAGAGGAGTCTCATGCCCACCGCCACGGTGAACGGGATATCGCTGAACTACCAGGTCAAGGGCGCCGGTCCGCTGGTCGTGCTCATCATGGGTACCGGCAGTCCAGGCCGAGTCTGGGACCTTCACCAGGTTCCGGCCTTGGTGAAGGCCGGCTACCGGGTGTGTTTTTTCGACAACCGCGGAATCGCGCCGTCCTCCGAGAGCGTTCACGGGATGACCATCGACGACCTCGTCGCAGACACCGCCGCCCTCATCGAGTTGGTCCGAACGGGTGAGGAGAAGACTGTCGTCGTCGGCACGTCGATGGGAGCGCGCGTCGCGCAGGAGCTTGCGCTGCGACGCCCCGAGCTGCTCGACAAGGCAATTTTCCTCGCCGGTCACGCGCGGCTCGACGAGTTTCAGAAGACGCTCGGCGAGGGCGAAAGGGCCCTGGCCGATGCCAAGACCGATCTTCCGCCCAAATACGCCGCAGCAATTACCGCGGCGATGAACCTGTCGCCGACGACGCTGGCCGATCCTCGGCAGGCCCGCGACTGGCTCGACCTTCTCGAGTTCTCCGTCGGACCTACCTCCGCAGGCGTGCGTGCACAGTTGGGAATGGACGAGAACTTCGACCGTGGCGCCGCCTACGGCAAGATCGGCATCCCGTGCTTGTCGGTGGGGTTCGAGCACGACCGGATGATTCCGGCGTACCTCAGCGCGGAGCTGGCGAAAGCGATTCCCGACGCCAAATACGTGGAGATTCCGGATGTCGGCCACTACGGCTACCTCGAACGGCCCGAGGCGATCAACGAGGCAGTGCTGGCATTTCTCCGGACGTGACCCACTACTGCGATACTGTGCGTTGCTAGGGTCAGGGGGCAC from Rhodococcus sp. P1Y includes these protein-coding regions:
- a CDS encoding ABC transporter ATP-binding protein — its product is MTTANTWEPELLPIATGKRSWAFLSGELKGRMGLALVTLAISAVAAAMSLIPVYVFGVLVDRVTDGAPTSTIVSVVAIITVAAVVGGVFTALSGFMISKLGEGILASLRERVLGRALHLPVGTLERVGKGDLLSRVGDDVAVMAKSIGEVIPNIVSALLLVSLSVVAMLSLDWRLGLAGMVAIPMYVMALRWYLPKSAPLYAAERVAMGERSQALISSMQGARTVRAYGLEEAHLAEIDKASGKARDIGIDVFRLFTRFGSRSNRAECVGLSVILAAGFLFVQDGHVTVGEVTAAALLFHRLFNPIGMLMFSFDDIQSAGASLARLVGVIDIPDERAVGTGASPVDSRLEVTGLRHSYESGHEVLHGIDLTVGAGETVALVGSTGAGKSTIAAIAAGSIDASAGEVRIGGATLQDLGADGLRRHIAIVSQEVHVFSGSLIDDLRLAAPDASAEDVRAALVTVGAHTWVDALDDGLDTQVGEGGRELTSAQSQQLALARLVLSDPAVAVLDEATAEAGSSGARDLEAAAEAATRGRSTLIVAHRLTQAAAADRVIVLEHGRILEQGPHDELVAAGGRYAELWSAWSAR
- a CDS encoding NAD(P)H-dependent oxidoreductase codes for the protein MNILWVFAHPEPRSLSGSLRDTALKSLADAGHTVEESDLYAMGWNPVVDAADYGHNLADRMLVATASSTALRSGTLADDLATEQEKLRRADAVVLQFPLWWFSMPAILKGWVDRVFIEGFGYGIRNPEGGTRRYGDGLMAGKRALIVTTMGGSEHTVAPRGINGSLDELLFPIQHGFFWYTGMSVLPPVLIPSADRMTEQGYTVAEKLVARRLDQLFTDEPIAFRHQNGGDYDARFVLEPELSPGESGLRVHVAPPPVRE
- a CDS encoding GlxA family transcriptional regulator, with the translated sequence MHKVVVFVRDGLLAMEFGSVHRLFGQARSEDGVPLYDVVTCTSTPGPVRTDADVDIYVTRGVEELESADTVIVPASDLDYGPSRHDVGGLLDAVPAHARIASICTGSFVLAAAGLLDGKRATTHWNSADQFRAQYPRVLLEPNVLYTHEGNILTAAGEASGIDLCLYMIRCDHGSSVANRVARGTVVPPHRSGGQAQYIDSPVPRTTATSTADAQAWAVANLSEPLSLEMLASKQSMSVRTFTRRFTAEVGMSPAKWIVQQRLHRARELLENTDYTIDRVAAEAGFGTATSMRQQLMADIGVSPSAYRSTFRVVH
- a CDS encoding SDR family NAD(P)-dependent oxidoreductase; amino-acid sequence: MGPRVAVVTGVGRGRSIGSHLAVGLARDGWNLALNYWTPYDDRIGYERRVDDPELTADLCRDAGAEVTLVPGDLGDPTVPADILRRARQLGPVTGLVLSHCESVDSSILTTDIDSWDRHFAVNARATWLLIKAFASELPPSVDTAARIVALTSDHTAHNLPYGASKGALDRIVTAAAIELADRGVRANVINPGPVDTGWMDDATRAHAIRATPTGRLGTADDTTDLVRFLFSDQGSWINGQILYSNGGFTTG
- a CDS encoding general stress protein CsbD yields the protein MTDDNASSEARKGLLDGIKGKAKEVVGAVTGNDSLTTEGQLQAAQAREKKEAKASELAAETQAAQAGEELAETKNAADDQRAAAEESARASEDEARLTAQAQKLAAEREKTQTVAAEVADAEVDARAEQIEAVTEGNADARAATEEEAAAAARHREEVAAADAARAEAERARRNA
- a CDS encoding alpha/beta fold hydrolase; amino-acid sequence: MPTATVNGISLNYQVKGAGPLVVLIMGTGSPGRVWDLHQVPALVKAGYRVCFFDNRGIAPSSESVHGMTIDDLVADTAALIELVRTGEEKTVVVGTSMGARVAQELALRRPELLDKAIFLAGHARLDEFQKTLGEGERALADAKTDLPPKYAAAITAAMNLSPTTLADPRQARDWLDLLEFSVGPTSAGVRAQLGMDENFDRGAAYGKIGIPCLSVGFEHDRMIPAYLSAELAKAIPDAKYVEIPDVGHYGYLERPEAINEAVLAFLRT